Proteins encoded in a region of the Vicia villosa cultivar HV-30 ecotype Madison, WI linkage group LG5, Vvil1.0, whole genome shotgun sequence genome:
- the LOC131603908 gene encoding alpha-1,3-arabinosyltransferase XAT3-like: protein MIYNTIFAKSFSRYEQKKLRYGAFVGFLLIVLSLCTVFKPYLVPTHDLNLKLSIGADTKMLMVNDTGGSLKIAKDIVTEILVESTSNSQRMIEDERLVPKNPVNNATRISPEIAKVEDNATRTLINETSISPTKAEETRKVEQEQQPQCVSEARTEYCQTRGDIRVHGNSSSVYVVPQKTNSLAENMSWIIRPYARKTDAFAMSSVRKWSIKASNQVPQCTKNHSIPAVIFSTAGYTGNHFHEFSDIIIPLFLTCKQFNGQVQLIITDKIPWWIPKHQAFLKKLSKYEIMDIDKDDEVHCFPKVIVGLKRYHKELSIDPQKYSYSIKDFRDFLRDSYSLKRVNAIKIRDIDNQIKKPKLLILSRKRSRAFTNINQIAKMAKGLGFKVIVMEAGQNMWSIANVVNSCDVLMGVHGAGLTNILFLPENAIFIQVVPYGGTQVDWLATNDFAKPSEDMNIKYLEYKIKLEESTLIQQYPLDHMIIKDPSLIVKQGWEAFRSVYFDKQNVKLDVNRFRPTLQRALELLHQ, encoded by the exons atgatttaCAATACAATATTTGCCAAAAGCTTTAGTCGTTATGAGCAGAAAAAGTTGAGATATGGAGCATTTGTTGGCTTCTTGCTCATAGTTCTGAGCCTTTGCACAGTGTTTAAGCCTTACTTGGTTCCTACACATGATT tgAACCTGAAGCTCTCTATTGGTGCTGACACCAAAATGTTGATGGTCAATGACACTGGTGGCTCTCTAAAAATAGCCAAAG ACATTGTAACAGAAATACTTGTTGAAAGCACTAGCAATTCTCAACGTATGATTGAAG ATGAAAGACTTGTACCAAAGAACCCTGTTAATAATGCGACAAGAATCTCTCCAGAAATAGCTAAAG TTGAAGATAATGCAACAAGGACTCTCATCAATGAAACCAGCATCTCTCCAACAAAAGCTGAAG AAACAAGAAAAGTAGAACAAGAGCAACAACCACAATGTGTTTCAGAAGCAAGAACAGAATATTGCCAAACGCGAGGAGATATCCGAGTGCATGGAAATTCCTCTTCTGTTTACGTTGTGCCACAGAAAACAAACAGCTTGGCTGAAAACATGTCATGGATTATAAGGCCTTATGCTCGGAAGACTGATGCATTTGCAATGAGTAGTGTAAGAAAATGGTCGATTAAAgctagcaaccaagtcccacagtGCACAAAAAATCACAGTATTCCAGCAGTAATATTCTCTACTGCAGGATACACTGGAAACCACTTCCATGAATTCAGTGACATTATCATTCCACTGTTTTTGACTTGTAAACAATTTAATGGACAAGTACAGCTTATCATAACTGATAAGATACCATGGTGGATTCCCAAACACCAAGCATTTCTTAAAAAGCTGTCCAAGTATGAGATTATGGACATTGATAAAGATGATGAAGTGCATTGCTTCCCTAAGGTGATTGTTGGGCTTAAAAGGTATCATAAAGAGCTAAGCATTGACCCCCAAAAGTATTCCTATTCTATCAAAGACTTCAGAGATTTTTTGAGAGACTCGTATTCACTAAAGAGAGTTAATGCAATCAAAATCAGAGATATTGACAATCAAATTAAGAAGCCTAAGCTCCTGATTCTTTCAAGAAAAAGATCAAGAGCCTTcactaatataaatcaaatagcAAAAATGGCTAAAGGGTTGGGTTTCAAAGTAATTGTTATGGAAGCAGGGCAGAACATGTGGAGTATTGCAAATGTTGTGAACTCTTGTGATGTACTAATGGGTGTTCATGGTGCTGGTCTTACTAACATACTTTTCCTTCCTGAAAATGCAATTTTCATTCAAGTTGTGCCGTATGGTGGGACGCAAGTGGATTGGCTTGCCACAAATGATTTCGCAAAGCCCTCAGAGGATATGAATATAAAGTACTTGGAATATAAAATAAAGTTGGAAGAAAGCACTCTTATACAACAATATCCGTTAGACCATATGATTATAAAGGATCCCTCATTAATAGTAAAACAGGGGTGGGAAGCCTTTAGGTCAGTGTATTTTGACAAACAAAATGTAAAGCTTGATGTTAATAGATTTAGACCAACATTACAGAGAGCCCTCGAGCTATTGCATCAATAA